From the genome of Bacteroides sp. MSB163, one region includes:
- a CDS encoding OmpP1/FadL family transporter, whose amino-acid sequence MNKKLTLVALSLLVSMGMGAQTIYDVTKMTEKDLNGTARFVGMGGAMGALGGDMSTIATNPAGIGIYRSNDVTASFGFSSTGTESTYGGNTFNSNKNRWQLNNAGFVLSNKIGNETTLRYVNFGFSYNRSKSFNKTTSMEGLLNLTPDGQVVSQTFLMASQAGGMLENGYDIKYIDDNATPNNNVFNNNNVGWLAALGWGGSLYDPLYEDVNNKDRLTGFGAFLPQPYSKFRSRETGGVDQYDFNISFNFNDRVYLGVTVGAYDLNYTKSSIYSEDYDTGEYYDLNSWTKIDGTGFDFKLGAIIRPFETSPLRIGLAIHTPTFYKLTLATNVFLESGIYGQNDKGETEFYKTTVDSYDFLDNKDMTYDYELRTPWKYNLSLGYTVGTNLALGAEYEYQDYSSIRLYYPEGDEMGYENSTIKEMLKGVSTFRIGAEYKVIPEFALRAGYNYSTAAYKDGAYKDLPLNSVMTDTDYANAKSKSNYTLGIGYRGSLVYADLAYQYSTYKSDFYAFDDEYLNKTKVTNTRSQVIFTLGMRF is encoded by the coding sequence ATGAATAAGAAACTGACTTTAGTCGCCCTTTCATTGCTTGTCTCAATGGGAATGGGTGCGCAGACTATATATGATGTTACAAAGATGACAGAGAAGGATTTGAATGGAACAGCTCGTTTTGTTGGTATGGGCGGAGCCATGGGGGCATTGGGAGGTGATATGTCTACCATTGCAACTAATCCTGCAGGTATAGGTATTTATCGTAGTAATGATGTTACTGCTTCATTTGGTTTTTCATCAACCGGAACAGAAAGTACGTATGGTGGTAATACTTTCAATTCAAATAAGAACCGCTGGCAATTGAATAATGCTGGTTTTGTACTTTCTAATAAAATTGGTAATGAGACCACCTTGCGATATGTAAACTTCGGTTTCAGCTATAACCGTTCCAAATCATTTAATAAAACGACGTCAATGGAGGGGTTGCTTAATCTGACACCTGACGGGCAGGTTGTTTCGCAAACTTTTTTGATGGCTTCACAAGCTGGAGGAATGTTGGAAAATGGGTATGATATAAAATATATAGATGATAATGCTACTCCTAATAATAATGTATTTAATAATAATAATGTAGGTTGGTTGGCTGCTTTAGGATGGGGTGGCTCACTTTATGATCCCTTATATGAGGATGTGAATAATAAAGACAGATTGACAGGATTTGGTGCTTTTCTTCCCCAACCTTATAGTAAGTTCAGATCACGTGAAACTGGTGGGGTGGATCAATATGACTTCAATATTTCTTTCAACTTTAATGATAGGGTGTATTTGGGAGTAACTGTAGGTGCTTATGACTTGAATTATACCAAAAGTTCCATTTATAGTGAGGATTATGACACAGGGGAATATTATGACTTAAATAGCTGGACAAAGATTGACGGAACAGGATTTGATTTTAAATTGGGAGCAATCATACGTCCTTTTGAAACATCTCCTTTGCGTATTGGACTTGCAATACATACTCCTACATTTTATAAGTTGACCTTGGCTACTAATGTTTTTCTTGAGTCTGGTATCTATGGGCAGAATGATAAGGGGGAAACTGAGTTTTATAAAACAACAGTAGATAGTTATGATTTTTTGGATAACAAAGATATGACTTATGATTATGAACTCCGTACTCCATGGAAATACAATCTAAGTTTAGGATATACAGTTGGTACAAATCTTGCTCTCGGTGCTGAATATGAATATCAGGATTACTCAAGTATACGTCTTTATTATCCTGAAGGGGATGAGATGGGGTATGAAAATTCTACAATCAAAGAAATGCTGAAAGGAGTAAGTACATTCCGCATAGGTGCAGAATATAAGGTGATACCTGAGTTTGCTTTGCGTGCCGGATACAATTATAGCACGGCAGCATATAAAGACGGAGCATATAAGGATTTGCCGCTGAACTCTGTTATGACAGATACGGACTATGCTAATGCTAAATCCAAGAGTAATTACACTTTAGGTATTGGTTATCGTGGTTCATTAGTTTATGCAGATTTGGCGTATCAATATAGTACTTACAAATCAGATTTTTATGCTTTTGATGATGAATATCTAAATAAGACAAAAGTGACAAACACACGTAGTCAAGTGATATTTACTTTAGGTATGCGCTTCTAA